From Stenotrophomonas maltophilia, a single genomic window includes:
- the lon gene encoding endopeptidase La — MARSPSETLDLPVLPLRDVVVFPHMVIPLFVGRDKSMHALEQAMESDKRILLLAQKSAETDDPHAADLYQVGTLAQVLQLLKLPDGTIKVLVEGLSRVQVTHVDERNGSLHGQAVEIDATDEREAREVEAIARSLMSLFEQYVKTNRKLPPELLQTLSGIDEPARLADTIAAHISVRLADKQRLLETLAVSDRLEMLVGLVDGEIDVQQMEKRIRGRVKSQMEKSQREYYLNEQMKAIQKELGDLDDAPGELEELARKIAEAGMPKAVEAKARNELNKLKQMSPMSAEAAVVRNYLEWLLGVPWKKRSKVRKDLKAAQDTLDADHYGLEKVKERILEYLAVQSRVKQMKGPILCLVGPPGVGKTSLGQSIAKATNRKFVRMSLGGVRDEAEIRGHRRTYVGSMPGRIVQNLNKVGSKNPLFVLDEIDKMSMDFRGDPSSALLEVLDPEQNNAFNDHYLEVDLDLSEVMFVATSNSLNIPGPLLDRMEVIRIPGYTEDEKLNIATRYLVPKQIKANGLQPEELEIGSDAIQDIVRYYTRESGVRNLEREIAKICRKVVKEIALAGPQPVKAKKGAKKKALVSVSSKNLDKYLGVRRFDFGRAEEENEIGLVTGLAWTEVGGDLLQIESTLVPGKGQLILTGQLGNVMKESASAALSVVRSRAVGFGIDSDFLQKHDVHLHVPDGATPKDGPSAGAAMVTSLVSMLTKVPVRADVAMTGEITLRGRVTAIGGLKEKLLAALRGGIRTVIIPEENRKDLADIPANVTRDLKIVPVKYIEEVLDLALERPLAPKKARKSAQRVTVRSKAKPSGNARVKH; from the coding sequence ATGGCCCGTTCCCCAAGTGAAACCCTCGACCTGCCGGTCCTGCCGCTGCGCGACGTAGTGGTGTTCCCGCACATGGTCATCCCGCTGTTCGTCGGCCGTGACAAGTCCATGCACGCGCTTGAACAGGCAATGGAATCGGACAAGCGCATCCTGCTGCTGGCGCAGAAGTCGGCCGAGACCGACGACCCGCATGCGGCCGACCTCTACCAGGTCGGCACGCTGGCGCAGGTGCTGCAGCTGCTGAAGCTGCCCGACGGCACCATCAAGGTGCTGGTTGAAGGCCTGTCGCGCGTGCAGGTCACCCACGTCGACGAGCGCAACGGCTCGCTGCACGGCCAGGCCGTGGAGATCGATGCCACCGACGAGCGCGAAGCCCGCGAGGTCGAGGCGATCGCCCGCTCGCTGATGTCGCTGTTCGAGCAGTACGTGAAGACCAACCGCAAGCTGCCGCCGGAACTGCTGCAGACGCTGTCGGGCATCGACGAGCCGGCGCGCCTGGCCGACACCATCGCCGCCCACATCAGCGTGCGCCTGGCCGACAAGCAGCGCCTGCTGGAAACGCTGGCCGTGAGCGACCGCCTGGAGATGCTGGTCGGCCTGGTCGATGGCGAGATCGACGTGCAGCAGATGGAGAAGCGCATCCGCGGCCGCGTGAAGTCGCAGATGGAGAAGAGCCAGCGCGAGTACTACCTCAACGAACAGATGAAGGCCATCCAGAAGGAACTGGGTGACCTGGACGACGCGCCGGGCGAGCTGGAAGAGCTGGCCCGCAAGATCGCCGAAGCCGGCATGCCGAAGGCCGTTGAAGCCAAGGCGCGCAACGAACTGAACAAGCTCAAGCAGATGTCGCCGATGTCGGCTGAAGCAGCGGTCGTGCGCAACTACCTGGAGTGGCTGCTGGGCGTGCCGTGGAAGAAGCGCAGCAAGGTGCGCAAGGACCTGAAGGCCGCGCAGGACACCCTCGATGCCGATCACTACGGCCTGGAGAAGGTCAAGGAACGCATCCTTGAATACCTGGCGGTGCAGTCGCGCGTGAAGCAGATGAAGGGCCCGATCCTGTGCCTGGTCGGGCCGCCGGGCGTGGGCAAGACCTCGCTGGGCCAGTCCATCGCCAAGGCCACCAACCGCAAGTTCGTGCGCATGTCGCTGGGCGGCGTCCGCGACGAAGCCGAGATCCGTGGCCATCGCCGTACCTATGTGGGTTCGATGCCGGGCCGCATCGTGCAGAACCTCAACAAGGTCGGCAGCAAGAACCCGCTGTTCGTGCTCGACGAGATCGACAAGATGTCGATGGATTTCCGCGGCGACCCGTCTTCGGCGCTGCTGGAAGTGCTCGACCCGGAGCAGAACAACGCGTTCAACGACCACTACCTGGAAGTGGACCTGGACCTGTCCGAAGTGATGTTCGTGGCCACCTCGAACTCGCTGAACATCCCGGGCCCGCTGCTGGACCGCATGGAAGTGATCCGCATCCCCGGCTATACCGAGGATGAGAAGCTCAACATCGCCACCCGCTACCTGGTGCCCAAGCAGATCAAGGCCAACGGCCTGCAGCCGGAAGAACTGGAGATCGGCAGCGATGCCATCCAGGACATCGTGCGCTACTACACGCGTGAATCGGGCGTGCGCAACCTGGAACGCGAGATCGCCAAGATCTGCCGCAAGGTGGTGAAGGAGATCGCGCTGGCCGGCCCGCAGCCGGTGAAGGCAAAGAAGGGTGCCAAGAAGAAGGCGCTGGTGAGCGTGTCCAGCAAGAACCTGGACAAGTACCTGGGCGTGCGTCGCTTCGACTTCGGCCGTGCCGAGGAAGAGAACGAGATCGGCCTGGTCACCGGCCTGGCCTGGACCGAAGTCGGTGGCGATCTGCTGCAGATCGAATCGACGCTGGTGCCGGGCAAGGGCCAGCTGATCCTGACCGGCCAGCTCGGCAACGTGATGAAGGAATCGGCGTCGGCGGCGTTGTCGGTGGTGCGCTCGCGCGCGGTCGGCTTCGGCATCGACAGCGACTTCCTGCAGAAGCACGACGTGCACCTGCACGTGCCGGACGGTGCCACGCCGAAGGACGGCCCCAGTGCCGGTGCGGCGATGGTCACCTCGCTGGTGTCGATGCTGACCAAGGTGCCGGTGCGTGCCGACGTGGCGATGACCGGCGAGATCACCCTGCGCGGTCGCGTCACCGCCATTGGTGGCCTGAAGGAAAAGCTGCTGGCTGCGCTGCGCGGCGGCATCCGCACGGTCATCATTCCGGAAGAGAACCGCAAGGACCTGGCTGACATCCCGGCCAACGTCACCCGCGATCTGAAGATCGTGCCGGTGAAGTACATCGAAGAAGTGCTGGACCTGGCACTGGAGCGTCCGTTGGCACCGAAGAAGGCGCGCAAGAGTGCGCAACGTGTCACGGTGCGGAGCAAGGCCAAACCGAGTGGAAACGCGCGCGTCAAGCATTGA
- a CDS encoding HU family DNA-binding protein, producing the protein MNKTELIDAVAEAADLTKAESSRAVDAVVAAVTKALKDGDAVTLVGFGTFQVRDRAARTGRNPKTGDTIKIAASKNPSFKAGKALKDAVN; encoded by the coding sequence ATGAACAAGACCGAATTGATCGATGCCGTTGCTGAAGCTGCGGACCTGACCAAGGCCGAGTCCAGCCGCGCTGTCGATGCCGTCGTTGCTGCCGTCACCAAGGCGCTGAAGGACGGCGATGCGGTCACCCTGGTTGGCTTCGGTACCTTCCAGGTCCGCGACCGTGCTGCCCGCACCGGCCGCAACCCGAAGACCGGCGACACCATCAAGATCGCTGCTTCGAAGAATCCGTCGTTCAAGGCTGGCAAGGCCCTGAAGGATGCTGTAAACTAA
- a CDS encoding peptidyl-prolyl cis-trans isomerase has protein sequence MLQKLRDKTSGWIVTVILGLLMIPFLFVIDNSYLGGVGAQNVAKVSAPPTWWRSAPSWWPVRMLWQHHEISAQDFRTRFEQERMRERQQQGENFDPRAFESTENKLAVLDQLIDEQVVRLVGEQAGVVIGDGAVREYIATIPAFLDSNGKFNENNYRLALAGGNPPRTPTQFQELVRESLQQSVIPSGLQNSGFVTQSETERLLKLLGETRDVELAALPEVPADTAPVTDAQIKQWYDSHGKDFRQAESVSLEYVEINGGNLPAPAAADEATLRKRYEDEKAKFTSPEQRQAAHILITGDGAEAKANKIAAEAKAAGADFAALAKANSEDPGSKAQGGDLGWVERGAMVKPFEDALFAAKAGDVIGPVKTDFGYHIIKVAAVRGGQGKSFEEVRDTLAAEQLKADGERGFNELAGRLVDAINKSPSDLAAAAKEVKLPLQTLGPITRATASGIAADPAVLRAAFSDVLVQDGTASDPIALGGATNHSVVIRVSAHTPEQAMPLDKAREQVIAAIRADRQRQASDKAADAVLAKLKGGATLQSLAASEKLQLSPMPGLPRSQPVPTPDIHRAIFSAPAPVNGKPSYGKVDVNGHALLFAVNKINPGDIKEVTAEQQKQLKDQLSQIDGMAAAKAYVEAMRKKFVVQTTEANL, from the coding sequence ATGCTGCAGAAACTCCGCGACAAGACCTCAGGCTGGATCGTCACCGTGATCCTGGGGCTGCTGATGATTCCGTTCCTGTTCGTGATCGACAACAGCTACCTTGGTGGCGTTGGCGCTCAGAACGTGGCCAAGGTTTCCGCACCTCCGACCTGGTGGCGTTCGGCGCCGTCGTGGTGGCCGGTGCGCATGCTGTGGCAGCACCACGAGATCAGCGCGCAGGATTTCCGCACCCGTTTCGAACAGGAACGCATGCGCGAGCGCCAGCAGCAGGGCGAGAACTTCGACCCGCGCGCGTTCGAAAGCACCGAAAACAAGCTGGCCGTGCTCGACCAGCTGATCGACGAGCAGGTCGTGCGCCTGGTGGGTGAGCAGGCCGGCGTCGTGATCGGCGATGGTGCCGTGCGCGAGTACATCGCCACCATCCCGGCCTTCCTCGATTCGAACGGCAAGTTCAACGAGAACAACTACCGCTTGGCGCTGGCCGGTGGCAATCCGCCGCGTACCCCGACCCAGTTCCAGGAACTGGTGCGTGAGAGCCTGCAGCAGTCGGTGATTCCGTCGGGCCTGCAGAACTCCGGTTTCGTCACCCAGTCCGAGACCGAGCGCCTGCTGAAGCTGCTGGGCGAGACCCGTGACGTCGAGCTGGCCGCGCTGCCGGAAGTGCCGGCCGATACCGCGCCGGTCACCGATGCGCAGATCAAGCAGTGGTATGACAGCCACGGCAAGGATTTCCGCCAGGCCGAGAGCGTGTCGCTGGAGTATGTCGAGATCAACGGCGGCAACCTGCCGGCACCGGCCGCGGCTGACGAAGCGACCCTGCGCAAGCGCTATGAAGACGAGAAGGCGAAGTTCACCTCGCCGGAGCAGCGCCAGGCCGCCCACATCCTGATCACCGGCGACGGTGCCGAAGCCAAGGCCAACAAGATTGCCGCCGAAGCCAAGGCCGCCGGCGCCGACTTCGCCGCGCTGGCCAAGGCCAACTCGGAAGATCCGGGCTCGAAGGCGCAGGGCGGTGACCTGGGTTGGGTCGAGCGTGGCGCGATGGTCAAGCCGTTCGAAGACGCACTGTTCGCCGCCAAGGCCGGCGACGTGATCGGCCCGGTCAAGACCGACTTCGGCTACCACATCATCAAGGTGGCCGCTGTGCGCGGTGGCCAGGGCAAGTCGTTCGAGGAAGTGCGTGACACGCTGGCCGCCGAGCAGCTGAAGGCCGATGGTGAGCGCGGCTTCAACGAGCTGGCTGGCCGCCTGGTCGACGCCATCAACAAGAGCCCGAGCGATCTGGCGGCTGCAGCCAAGGAAGTGAAGCTGCCGCTGCAGACCCTGGGCCCGATCACCCGCGCTACCGCCAGCGGCATCGCCGCTGATCCGGCAGTGCTGCGCGCTGCGTTCTCCGACGTGCTGGTACAGGACGGCACCGCCAGCGACCCGATCGCCCTGGGCGGCGCCACCAACCACAGTGTGGTCATCCGCGTCTCCGCGCATACGCCGGAACAGGCGATGCCGCTGGACAAGGCCCGCGAGCAGGTGATTGCCGCGATCCGCGCCGATCGCCAGCGCCAGGCCAGCGACAAGGCTGCTGACGCCGTGCTGGCCAAGCTGAAGGGCGGCGCCACCCTGCAGTCGCTGGCGGCCAGCGAGAAGCTGCAGCTGAGCCCGATGCCGGGCCTGCCGCGCAGCCAGCCGGTGCCGACCCCGGACATCCACCGCGCGATCTTCAGTGCGCCGGCGCCGGTCAATGGCAAGCCGAGCTACGGCAAGGTTGACGTGAACGGCCACGCGCTGCTGTTCGCGGTGAACAAGATCAACCCGGGCGACATCAAGGAAGTGACCGCCGAGCAGCAGAAGCAGCTGAAGGACCAGCTGAGCCAGATCGATGGCATGGCGGCAGCCAAGGCCTACGTCGAGGCCATGCGCAAGAAGTTCGTGGTCCAGACCACCGAAGCCAACCTGTAA
- a CDS encoding lytic transglycosylase domain-containing protein, whose amino-acid sequence MMRRSLPLALGLALGLAGTAGAQSLGAGISQNLTAAAALPLDPSTLPAASVRNGQEIFTSFRDGLAEPSCDAEATSPRWQKQFAHAPSRLANQDDDALVLFGYVVEELRKANLPTEFALIPFVESGYRPNARNGSGPTGLWQFIATTARNHRVPMANGYDGRLSAVDSTQAAVRYLKTLHGMFGGDWRLATMAYNAGEYRVLQSMRKAGMNAQNAKPSALPGLSPVTHAYVEKLHALACVLEDVEDQPGVMASLDRTVPVLKDHTLPAGTSVQQWAAQRALDPAKIARLNPALASGGRASGTTRVLAPVSVANATVTEAATALVASAVPAATAVPTPTAAKTVAAIADRPRSRRHTVRDGESAWTIARRYGMPVKALLSLNGLSGSSVLKPGAVLRVED is encoded by the coding sequence ATGATGCGCCGAAGTCTGCCGCTGGCCCTGGGCCTTGCCCTGGGGCTGGCCGGAACCGCGGGCGCGCAGTCGCTGGGCGCCGGCATCAGCCAGAACCTGACCGCTGCCGCTGCGCTGCCGCTGGATCCGTCCACGCTGCCGGCCGCCTCGGTACGCAATGGCCAGGAGATCTTCACCAGCTTCCGCGACGGCCTGGCCGAACCCAGCTGTGACGCCGAGGCCACCAGCCCGCGCTGGCAGAAGCAGTTCGCCCACGCCCCCTCGCGCCTGGCCAACCAGGATGATGATGCACTGGTGTTGTTCGGCTACGTGGTCGAAGAGCTGCGCAAGGCCAACCTGCCGACCGAATTCGCGCTGATTCCCTTCGTCGAAAGCGGCTACCGGCCCAATGCCCGCAATGGCAGTGGCCCGACCGGCCTGTGGCAGTTCATCGCCACCACCGCGCGCAACCATCGCGTGCCGATGGCCAACGGCTATGACGGCCGCCTGTCGGCCGTCGATTCGACCCAGGCCGCGGTGCGCTACCTGAAGACCCTGCACGGCATGTTCGGCGGCGACTGGCGCCTGGCCACCATGGCCTACAACGCCGGCGAGTACCGCGTGCTGCAGTCCATGCGCAAGGCCGGCATGAATGCGCAGAACGCCAAGCCCTCGGCATTGCCGGGCCTGTCCCCGGTCACCCATGCCTACGTCGAGAAGCTGCATGCCCTGGCCTGCGTGCTGGAAGACGTGGAAGACCAGCCCGGCGTGATGGCCTCGCTGGACCGCACCGTGCCGGTGCTGAAGGACCACACCCTGCCGGCCGGCACCAGCGTCCAGCAGTGGGCCGCACAGCGCGCCCTGGACCCGGCGAAGATCGCCCGGCTCAACCCCGCGCTGGCATCGGGCGGCCGCGCTTCCGGCACGACCCGCGTGCTGGCTCCTGTCTCGGTCGCCAATGCGACGGTCACGGAGGCGGCGACCGCGCTGGTCGCCAGCGCGGTCCCGGCGGCCACTGCTGTGCCCACGCCGACGGCCGCCAAGACCGTTGCCGCAATCGCCGACCGCCCGCGCAGCCGTCGCCACACCGTACGTGATGGCGAGTCGGCCTGGACCATCGCCCGTCGCTACGGCATGCCGGTGAAGGCCCTGCTCTCGCTCAACGGCCTGAGCGGCAGCAGCGTGCTGAAGCCCGGTGCGGTGCTGCGCGTCGAAGACTGA
- the gloB gene encoding hydroxyacylglutathione hydrolase, producing the protein MRLTALPAFADNYIWTLIDDDGAAVVVDPGDAAPVLALADQGLRVDTILLTHHHDDHIGGVPALQARFPGVRVIAPVEERIPTATERVGEGERVQALGRMFHVLSVPGHTRSHIAFHTAEHLFSGDSLFSLGCGRLFEGTPSQLLASMRKLGALPAQLLLCCAHEYTVSNAVFARHVDPANAALWQRQEEALAMRRDDRSTLPVTLANEFDCNPFLRVHATPIRASVSAHLGRDVVDDVDVMAGLRHWKDGFRA; encoded by the coding sequence ATGCGACTGACTGCCCTGCCCGCATTTGCGGATAACTACATCTGGACGCTGATCGACGACGATGGCGCCGCCGTGGTCGTCGACCCCGGCGATGCTGCGCCGGTGCTCGCGCTGGCCGATCAGGGCCTGCGCGTGGACACGATCCTGCTCACCCACCACCACGACGACCACATTGGTGGCGTGCCCGCGCTGCAGGCCCGTTTTCCCGGCGTGCGGGTGATCGCCCCCGTCGAGGAGCGCATCCCCACGGCCACCGAACGGGTCGGCGAAGGTGAACGCGTTCAGGCACTGGGCCGGATGTTCCACGTACTATCCGTGCCCGGGCATACCCGCAGCCACATCGCGTTTCACACTGCTGAACATCTTTTCAGCGGAGATTCGTTGTTCAGCCTGGGCTGTGGACGTCTGTTCGAAGGTACGCCGTCCCAGCTTCTGGCATCGATGCGCAAGCTGGGTGCCTTGCCCGCGCAACTGCTGCTTTGTTGCGCTCATGAGTACACCGTGTCAAATGCCGTCTTCGCGCGGCATGTCGACCCCGCCAACGCTGCCCTGTGGCAGCGCCAAGAGGAGGCTTTGGCCATGCGCCGCGATGACCGTTCCACCCTGCCGGTAACCCTGGCCAACGAATTCGACTGCAATCCCTTCCTGCGTGTGCACGCGACGCCGATTCGTGCGTCGGTATCGGCACACCTGGGCCGTGACGTCGTGGACGACGTCGACGTGATGGCCGGTCTCCGGCATTGGAAAGACGGCTTCCGCGCATGA
- the rnhA gene encoding ribonuclease HI yields the protein MKTIEIHTDGSCLGNPGPGGWAALLRYKGHERELSGGEAHTTNNRMELMAAISGLETLTEPCNIVLYTDSQYVRQGLTQWMPGWIRKNWKTAGGDPVKNRELWERLHAATLRHQIDWRWVKGHSGDPDNERVDTLARNAAIQIRDSSPVN from the coding sequence TTGAAAACCATCGAAATCCACACCGACGGATCCTGCCTCGGCAATCCAGGTCCTGGCGGCTGGGCCGCGCTGCTGCGCTACAAGGGCCATGAGCGCGAACTGAGTGGCGGCGAAGCGCATACCACCAACAACCGGATGGAGCTGATGGCGGCCATTTCCGGGCTGGAGACGCTGACCGAGCCCTGCAACATCGTGCTCTACACCGACTCGCAGTACGTGCGGCAGGGCCTGACCCAGTGGATGCCGGGCTGGATCCGCAAGAACTGGAAGACCGCTGGCGGCGACCCGGTGAAGAACCGCGAGCTGTGGGAGCGACTGCATGCGGCCACGCTGCGGCACCAGATCGACTGGCGCTGGGTGAAAGGCCACTCCGGCGATCCGGACAATGAGCGGGTGGATACCCTGGCACGCAACGCGGCGATCCAGATCCGCGACTCCAGCCCGGTAAACTGA
- the dnaQ gene encoding DNA polymerase III subunit epsilon: protein MRQIILDTETTGLEWKKGNRIVEIGCVELFKRRPTGNNYHQYIKPDCEFEQGAQEVTGLTLEFLDDKPGFAQIADEFLAFIDGAELIIHNAAFDLGFLDNELSLLGPQYGKITDRCTVIDTLVMARERFPGQRNSLDALCKRLGVDNSHRALHGGLLDAQILGDVYIALTSGQEEIGFGLGDEDGGGAGAALQAFDTSKLLPRPRVMATPSELEAHAARLERLRKKAGHALWDGPKLEEPASA from the coding sequence ATGCGTCAGATCATCCTCGATACCGAAACCACCGGCCTGGAGTGGAAGAAGGGCAACCGCATCGTCGAAATCGGCTGCGTGGAGCTGTTCAAGCGCCGCCCGACCGGCAACAACTATCACCAGTACATCAAGCCGGACTGCGAGTTCGAACAGGGCGCGCAGGAAGTCACCGGGCTGACCCTGGAGTTCCTCGACGACAAGCCCGGTTTCGCGCAGATCGCCGACGAGTTCCTGGCCTTCATCGATGGCGCCGAGCTGATCATCCACAACGCGGCATTCGACCTGGGCTTCCTCGACAACGAGCTGTCGCTGCTGGGGCCGCAGTACGGGAAGATCACCGACCGCTGTACGGTGATCGATACCCTGGTGATGGCGCGCGAGCGCTTCCCCGGCCAGCGCAACTCGCTGGATGCACTGTGCAAGCGGCTGGGCGTGGACAACTCGCACCGTGCATTGCACGGCGGCCTGCTCGATGCGCAGATCCTGGGCGATGTCTACATTGCGCTGACCTCGGGCCAGGAAGAGATCGGCTTCGGCCTGGGCGATGAGGACGGCGGTGGCGCAGGTGCAGCGCTGCAGGCGTTCGATACCAGCAAACTGCTGCCGCGGCCGCGGGTGATGGCGACGCCATCGGAACTGGAGGCGCACGCTGCGCGGCTGGAGCGGCTGCGCAAGAAGGCCGGCCACGCGCTGTGGGATGGCCCGAAGCTGGAAGAACCCGCCAGCGCGTAA
- a CDS encoding PP2C family protein-serine/threonine phosphatase has protein sequence MIEFGHLTHPGMRRELNEDTYYGDTELALWLVADGMGGHACGEVASALARETIVREIRRGAPLVQAIRTADEEIIRASRRRNDTLPMGTTVVAARVQGNRYEVAWVGDSRAYLWRDGQLAQLSQDHSVVQELVAQGNLTAEQARAHPHRNVVTQALGVTDPAHLNVATTSGELRPGMQLLLCSDGLTEEVDDRGIARTLAFEDASAQECVDTLVAAALDGGGRDNISVILVRCH, from the coding sequence ATGATCGAATTCGGACACCTCACCCACCCCGGCATGCGCCGCGAGCTCAACGAGGACACCTACTACGGTGACACTGAGCTGGCCCTGTGGCTGGTGGCCGATGGCATGGGCGGGCATGCCTGCGGTGAAGTAGCCAGTGCGCTGGCGCGCGAAACCATCGTGCGCGAAATCCGCCGCGGCGCGCCGCTGGTTCAGGCCATCCGCACCGCCGACGAAGAAATCATCCGCGCCTCGCGGCGGCGCAACGACACCCTGCCGATGGGTACCACCGTCGTTGCCGCGCGCGTGCAGGGCAACCGCTATGAAGTGGCGTGGGTGGGCGACAGCCGTGCCTACCTGTGGCGCGATGGCCAGCTGGCCCAGCTCAGCCAGGATCACAGCGTGGTGCAGGAACTGGTCGCGCAGGGCAACCTGACCGCCGAACAGGCGCGCGCGCATCCGCATCGCAACGTGGTCACCCAGGCCCTGGGCGTGACCGATCCGGCGCATCTGAACGTGGCCACCACCAGCGGTGAGCTGCGCCCGGGCATGCAGCTGCTGCTGTGCAGTGACGGCCTCACCGAGGAAGTGGACGACCGCGGCATCGCCCGCACCCTGGCGTTCGAGGACGCCAGCGCACAGGAATGCGTGGACACGCTGGTCGCCGCCGCGCTCGATGGCGGCGGCCGCGACAACATCAGCGTGATCCTGGTGCGCTGCCATTAG
- a CDS encoding DUF6165 family protein, producing the protein MTAEILVPVSFGELLDKISILQIKSERIGDEAKLANVRKELSALEKTWMAHPAAVKDVAKLRADLKEVNEQLWDIEDDIRLKEKAQAFDQGFIDLARSVYLRNDERARIKKAINLALGSAYVEEKSYQDYAQRA; encoded by the coding sequence ATGACCGCTGAAATCCTCGTGCCCGTTTCCTTTGGCGAGCTGCTGGACAAGATCTCGATCCTGCAGATCAAGTCCGAGCGCATTGGCGACGAGGCCAAGCTGGCCAATGTGCGCAAGGAGCTGTCGGCGCTGGAGAAGACCTGGATGGCACACCCGGCGGCGGTGAAGGACGTCGCCAAGCTGCGCGCCGACCTGAAGGAGGTCAACGAGCAGCTGTGGGACATCGAGGACGACATCCGGCTGAAGGAGAAGGCGCAGGCGTTCGACCAGGGCTTCATCGACCTGGCGCGCAGCGTCTACCTGCGCAACGACGAGCGCGCGCGCATCAAGAAGGCGATCAACCTGGCGCTCGGTTCGGCCTACGTGGAAGAGAAGTCCTACCAGGATTACGCGCAGCGCGCGTAA
- a CDS encoding glycosyltransferase family 9 protein has translation MASASSSLCLLRLSALGDVTHVVPLVRTLQAARPDTPIHWIIDKVGQKLLDGLPGVTFHAYDKKSGMAGVKELRRQLPPGRFEALLQMQVAFRANLLSAFIPAERRIGYDRSRSKDLHGLFINERIPDRPGIHVLDAIGSFCEPLGLRQTEVSWDLAVPPSAHEWAAAQWQDDGRPVLMISPCSSHVRRNWYADRYAAVANHATQRGWQVVLCGGRSELERSMADAIQAQLHTPALDLVGKDTLKQLPALLARANLVMTPDSGPMHIANAMGAKVLGLHAASNPNRSGPYSDRRYCVDRYDDAARKYLAKQAADLKWGTKIEFDDVMELITVEDGIAAFERYVADHLG, from the coding sequence ATGGCATCAGCGTCCTCCTCCTTGTGCCTCCTGCGCCTGTCCGCACTCGGCGATGTCACCCACGTGGTGCCCTTGGTGCGCACGCTGCAGGCTGCGCGTCCGGACACGCCGATTCACTGGATCATCGACAAGGTCGGCCAGAAGCTGCTTGATGGCCTGCCCGGCGTCACCTTCCATGCCTACGACAAGAAGAGCGGCATGGCCGGCGTCAAGGAACTGCGCAGGCAACTGCCGCCAGGACGCTTCGAAGCGCTGCTGCAGATGCAGGTCGCGTTCCGGGCCAACCTGCTGTCGGCCTTCATTCCCGCCGAACGCCGCATCGGCTACGACCGCAGCCGTTCCAAGGATCTGCATGGGCTCTTCATCAACGAGCGCATCCCCGACCGTCCTGGCATCCACGTGCTCGATGCCATCGGCAGCTTCTGCGAGCCGCTGGGCCTGCGCCAGACCGAGGTCAGCTGGGACCTGGCCGTGCCACCGTCTGCCCATGAGTGGGCCGCTGCGCAGTGGCAGGACGATGGCCGCCCGGTGCTGATGATCTCGCCGTGTTCCAGCCACGTGCGCCGCAACTGGTATGCCGATCGCTACGCTGCGGTAGCCAACCATGCGACGCAGCGCGGCTGGCAGGTGGTGCTGTGCGGAGGCCGCAGCGAGCTGGAGCGCAGCATGGCCGACGCGATCCAGGCGCAGCTGCACACACCGGCACTGGACCTGGTCGGCAAGGACACGCTCAAGCAGTTGCCCGCCCTGCTCGCCCGCGCCAACCTGGTGATGACGCCGGATTCGGGCCCCATGCACATCGCCAACGCGATGGGCGCGAAGGTGCTGGGCCTGCACGCGGCCAGCAACCCGAACCGCAGCGGCCCGTACTCGGACCGCCGTTACTGCGTGGATCGCTACGACGACGCTGCGCGCAAGTACCTCGCCAAGCAGGCCGCCGATCTAAAGTGGGGCACCAAGATCGAGTTCGATGATGTGATGGAACTGATCACCGTCGAAGACGGCATCGCCGCCTTCGAGCGCTACGTCGCCGACCACCTGGGGTAA